The sequence CTAAATTTGAAACTtaccagcaccaaattctttaccgataaaaaaagaaaaacattcgATTTATCTCAATCATGGGGGGAACTCTTCTCATTTTTCTTCTAACAATTACTCATGTTTCACTATTATTAAACTCAGTCATTGCAACATTGAATCCAAACATAGGGTTTGGTTTAAAGATGATCCATAGAGACTCCAAAGAATCACCTCTATACCTAGGTGACCGTTTAACACGAGACCAGAGGCTTCAAAGACTCATCGAGCAATCCAAAGCTCGAGCACGTTACATCGAGTCACAAATATTACTAGAGATCAATGCAACACACTCCATGAATCCTGATGCTGCACGATTACGCGCAATTTACGATCCAGGAATGTTTTACGTTGCATCGGTTGGTTTAGGTACATTTCCTGGTAATCAACTACAACGACCATTCATGAATTACTATTTGGTGATTGATTCAGGTAGTGATAAGACATGGCTTCAGTGCGAAGGTGCCACTAAAACTTTCGCTCAAGATATGCCACTTTATCCTTATCCTTGGAAGTCGTCAATTACATTTCATCCCGTTCCTTGTAACACACATCCTCTTTGCACTGTACATAATTGCAATAGTATTCAACAATGCACTTACACATCAGGCTATATGGGTGGATCATTTACAACTGGTGTTTTTGCTAAAGAGAAGTTCACTCTAGGCTCCAACACTAGTGGTGCCGTCGAAAGCATCGATTTATACATGGGTTATGGTCTTTTCCAAGATAAAATTGATGGTGTGTTCGGTGGTGTCGTTGCAAGAATACTTGGTTAGGGAAAGGGCAAGAGTCTTTTCTAAATCAATTGGGTGCTGCCGGACAAAGTAGATTTTCCTACTGCTTCGAGACGTTTAACCAAAATGTTGAGGCATCAGACACATATTTAAGGTTCGGTGCAGATGCGACAATTGGAACCACAGCTCGAAATTGTGGTGCCGAAGCAATTTCGGATGCCATTATATTACTTACAACTAGAATATGTTAGTGTAGGTAACAAAAGAGTAATATTTCCTAGCGGTACTTTCGAGATTAACGAGCGACGAGAAGGTGGTAGTATAATAGATTCTGTTTCTCCATTATCCCATATGTATAAAGATCATTTTGACAGAGTTGGTGAAGGCACATTTTAACGAGCTCAAAGTTCAATACATCGGTCCCCTACAAAACTTTGATATTTGTTTCCGGGGAATATTTGATACTCTCAACTATCCTCCTATAACACTTCATT comes from Papaver somniferum cultivar HN1 chromosome 7, ASM357369v1, whole genome shotgun sequence and encodes:
- the LOC113296451 gene encoding aspartic proteinase CDR1-like — encoded protein: MGGTLLIFLLTITHVSLLLNSVIATLNPNIGFGLKMIHRDSKESPLYLGDRLTRDQRLQRLIEQSKARARYIESQILLEINATHSMNPDAARLRAIYDPGMFYVASVGLGTFPGNQLQRPFMNYYLVIDSGSDKTWLQCEGATKTFAQDMPLYPYPWKSSITFHPVPCNTHPLCTVHNCNSIQQCTYTSGYMGGSFTTGVFAKEKFTLGSNTSGAVESIDLYMGYGLFQDKIDGVFGGVVARILG